A window of the Branchiostoma lanceolatum isolate klBraLanc5 chromosome 13, klBraLanc5.hap2, whole genome shotgun sequence genome harbors these coding sequences:
- the LOC136446713 gene encoding titin-like isoform X9 has translation MAEGGDAATVAHEAGNAVQETPKAEPEKAAAAAEPAAPAEPAEPTVRTIVLTGHGGYDKLSVQQKPQPKAGKGEVLVRVKAAGLNFSELMVRQGLHDRMTKPPVVLGMEAAGVIEELGEDVSGLEVGQNVICLAQTGMWREIVAVPATNVFIMPDEMSYEEGAAIPLSYLTAYFMLFDFGNLRPGKSLLVHIAAGGVGWAATQLAKTVDNVTVFGTASASKHDAIKENGVDHPIDYRTRDYSEEIKNISPKGVDVVLDPLGGADTSKGLQLLRPMGKIVTYGSANMVKGENRNLMKMAKTLWQSTSVSPVSLVKTNKAIAGFQLAHLTGEIELVRSAFQDILNMYKDGKIKPRIDSVWAFEQVAEAMQQMNERRNIGKVILSPEKEPTKPAEGDAAPTSPLKKKKPSLFRRLSKRASRSKDEGEKKDEVKNAKKESPIKQEDQEKADDSKATNGHVQQTPEDEKIDDEAAKIVNDKIGAAEDKIGDISKKVDGKVGDAEKAAEETAKKVEDKVEDKVEEGKDKAEDAKKAVVAQVEQTAAKLPENGTSAKIAVDDIFKEAEAKVDGNIQKSTKGKTADTKAHNVKKEPAIQKAKQSTKDSFPNSISEVSLPKKVGHKDLHKREIGKLFKPKSKMPKKTLEFVKGDVHKEDVIEEEPIIKKAVVKDLSPKQIVKKFQNNFAEDEISKKAVPEKIETGTSKESEDISSSDVWVRQDSEKVPKEVVKEEVPKTVVKEVVPEEVVTEEVPKEVVPEVVPKEVVEEEVVKEVVKEVVPKEVVPKEVVKEVVKEVVPKEVVKEVVPKEVVPKEVVKKVVKEVVPKEVVEEVVKEVVPKEVFPEVVPKEVVEEEVVKEVVKEVVPKEVVPKEVVEEAVDKEVVEEAVPKEVVEEEVVKEVVKEVVPKEVVPKEVVKEVVKEVVPKKVVKEVVPKELVKEVVPKEVVKEVVKEVVPEEVVKEVVPKEVVKEVVPKEVVKEVVPKEVVKEVVPKEVVPKEVVKEVVKKVMKEVVPKKVVKEVVPKEVVKEVPVVPKEIVKKEDVKKVVKKVAPKNVLKKVVPMDAVEEEVVKEEVEEEVVKEVVPKEVVKEVVPKEVVREVVPKEVVKDVVKEVVPKKVVKEVVPKKVVKEVVPKEVVVDVVPKEVVKDVVPKEVMKEVVPKEVLKEVVPKEVVKDVVKEVVPKEVVKDVVPKEVVKEVVKKVMKEVVPKKVVEEVVPKEVVKDVVPKEVVPKEVVKEVVPKEVVEEVVPKEVVKEVVKEVVPKEVVKDVVPKEVVKEVVPKEVVEEVVPKEVVKEVVKEVVPKEVVKDVVPKEVVKEVVPKDVVPKEVVKEVVPKKVVPKEVLEEEVVKKVVKEAVPKEAVPKEVVEEEVVKKALKEVVPKEVVEEEVVEKVVKEVVPKEVVPEVVPKEVVEDEVKEVVPKEVVPKEVVKEVVPKKVVKEVVKDVVPKKVVKEVVPKKVVKEVVPKKVVKEVVPKEVVKEVVPKEVVKEVVPKEVVKEVVKEVVPKEVVKEVVKKVMKEVVPKKVVKEVVPKEVVKEVPVVPKEIVKKEDVKKVVKKVAPKNVLKKVVPMDAVEEEVVKEEVEEEVVKEVVPKEVVKEVVPKEVVREVVPKEVVKDVVPKEVVKDVVPKEVMKEVVPKEVVKEVVPKEVVKDVVKEVVPKEVVKEVVKEVVPKEVVKEVVKKVMKEVVPKKVVEEVVPKEVVKDVVPKEVVPKEVVPKKVVKEVVPKEVVEEVVPKEVVKEVVKEVVPKEVVKDVVPKEVVKEVVPKDVVPKEVVKEVVPKKVVPKEVLEEEVVKKVVKEAVPKEAVPKEVVPKEVVEEEVVKKALKEVVPKEVVEEEVVEKVVKKVVPKEVVPEVVPKEVVEDEVKEVVKEVVPKEVVPKEVVPKEVVKEVVPKKVVKEVVKDVVPKKVVKDVVPKKVVKDVVPKKVVKEVVPKKVVKEVVPKKVVKEVVPKKVVKEVVPKKVVKEVVPKKVVKEVVPKKVVKEVVPKKVVEEVVPKEVVPKKVVKEVVPKEVVEEVVPREVVEEVVPREVVEEDPVVPKEIVKEEDVKKVVKKVAPKKVLKKVVPMEAVEVEVVKEEVPKEVVEEVVPKEVVKDVVPKEVVKEVVLKEVVKEVVPKEVAKEVVPKEVVKEVVPKEVVKEVLVVPREIVKEENVKKVVKKVAPKKVLKKVAMDAVEEEVVKEEVEEEVVKEVVPKEVVKEVVPKEVLKEYVKEVVPKEVVPKEVVPKEVVPKEVVEEEVVKDVVKEVVLKEVVEEEVVKEVVPKEVVEEEVVKEVVPKEVVEEEVLKDVVPKEIVPKEIVPKEVVPKKEVPKEVVKKLVPKQVMKILDPKKVVKEAVPKKVVKKVVPKQVMKILDPKKVVKDLVPKEDVKKVVLREVVEEEVVKKVVKKEVPKKVLKEVVPKEDVKEVVLKEIVKEAETVVGDVVNKALANIVDESVPEEDKIVIQKSKKEEATPKEITQNMIIEGNNKETASEILKENPLKDVQNCGELTEKEKVVTKEKHQTPTVEAVVNGENKTTPLNGINDVMYTKAFVAETKTLVKKPMSKRINDGSSGHSLPNLKQYPRIENGPHIVKIECEDSEVESDYESMENSNEVKSYIRSSEHFGGARQTGGTGKAETVEAQGGESEGKDPVLVVRLGMASPNSLAKLGTKAVEDLNGVAEDVENVEEKLEEGKEKAEDVIQQTEEKVDEAVKQEEAPTEPDTQEEKKDEAPAEEPEKIEVAVENPAETDDAKAAAADIVADEKPVENEEKADGVASQEI, from the exons GTTGGCCAGAATGTCATCTGCCTGGCACAAACGGGGATGTGGCGCGAGATCGTGGCTGTGCCCGCCACCAACGTGTTCATCATGCCCGATGAGATGTCGTATGAGGAGGGCGCCGCCATCCCGCTCAGCTACCTGACCGCGTACTTCATGCTGTTCGACTTTGGGAACCTGCGGCCCGGGAAGAGCCTGCTCGTACACATCGCTGCAG GTGGGGTTGGCTGGGCCGCTACGCAGCTTGCCAAGACAGTCGACAACGTCACAGTGTTCGGCACAGCCTCCGCCTCCAAACACGACGCCATCAAGGAGAACGGCGTGGACCACCCCATCGACTACCGGACGAGAGACTACTCCGAGGAGATCAAGAACATCAGCCCCAAAG gTGTGGACGTTGTCCTGGACCCGCTGGGAGGTGCAGACACATCCAAGGGTCTGCAGCTGCTCAGACCAATGGGAAAGATCGTCACTTATG GTTCAGCCAACATGGTGAAGGGAGAGAACAGGAATCTGATGAAGATGGCCAAGACCCTGTGGCAGTCCACCTCAGTCAGCCCTGTGTCGCTGGTCAAGACCAACAAGGCCATTGCTGGCTTCCAACTTGCACACCTCACAG GTGAAATTGAGCTTGTACGCAGTGCCTTCCAAGATATCCTGAACATGTACAAGGACGGGAAGATCAAGCCACGCATTGACTCTGTCTGGGCCTTCGAGCAG GTTGCCGAGGCGATGCAGCAGATGAACGAGCGGCGGAACATCGGCAAGGTCATCCTGTCGCCCGAGAAGGAGCCGACGAAGCCGGCCGAGGGCGACGCCGCGCCAACGTCACCCCTCAAGAAGAAGAAACCATCACTCTTCCGGCGACTGTCCAAGCGAGCATCGCGGTCCAAGGACGAGGGAGAGAAGAAGGATGAAGTTAAG AATGCAAAGAAAGAGTCACCCATTAAG CAAGAGGATCAGGAGAAGGCTGACGACAGCAAGGCCACCAACGGACATGTTCAGCAAACG CCCGAAGATGAGAAGATCGATGACGAGGCCGCTAAG ATTGTAAATGACAAAATTGGTGCGGCTGAAGACAAGATTGGAGATATTTCCAAG AAGGTAGATGGGAAAGTTGGTGATGCGGAGAAAGCTGCAGAGGAAACTGCAAAG AAAGTAGAGGACAAAGTTGAAGACAAAGTTGAAGAAGGCAAAGACAAGGCGGAAGATGCCAAAAAG GCAGTGGTGGCTCAGGTCGAACAGACAGCAGCGAAACTCCCAGAGAATGGAACGTCTGCAAAGATCGCTGTAGATGACATATTTAAGGAAGCAGAGGCAAAAGTTGATGGAAATATACAG AAGTCAACAAAAGGGAAGACTGCTGACACCAAAGCTCACAACGTTAAAAAAGAACCAGCAATTCAGAAAGCAAAACAATCTACAAAGGACTCTTTTCCAAATTCCATCTCTGAAGTAAGCCTTCCAAAAAAAGTTGGCCACAAAGACCTACATAAAAGAGAAATAGGTAAACTTTTCAAGCCTAAAAGcaaaatgcctaaaaagacTCTAGAATTTGTCAAGGGTGATGTTCATAAGGAGGATGTGATCGAAGAAGAACCAATCATTAAGAAGGCCGTGGTTAAAGATTTAAGCCCCAAGCAAATTGTGAAGAAGTTTCAAAACAACTTTGCAGAGGATGAAATCTCTAAGAAGGCAGTTCCTGAGAAAATTGAGACAGGAACTTCGAAAGAGTCTGAAGACATATCCTCTTCAGATGTTTGGGTAAGACAGGATAGTGAAAaagtccccaaggaagttgtgaaagAAGAAGTCCCCAAGACAGTTGTAAAGGAAGTAGTTCCCGAGGAAGTTGTGACTGAAGaagtccccaaggaagttgttccagaagttgtccccaaggaagttgtggaggaagaagttgtgaaggaagttgtgaaggaagtagtccccaaggaagttgttcccaaggaagttgtgaaggaagttgtaaaggaagttgtccccaaggaagttgtgaaggaagtagtccccaaggaagttgtccccaaggaagttgtgaagaaagttgtgaaggaagttgtccccaaggaagttgtggaggaagttgtgaaggaagttgtccccaaggaagtttttccagaagttgtccccaaggaagttgtggaggaagaagttgttaaggaagttgtgaaggaagttgtccccaaggaagttgtccccaaggaagttgtggagGAAGCAGTTGATAAGGAAGTTGTGGAGGAAgctgtccccaaggaagttgtggaggaagaagttgttaaggaagttgtgaaggaagttgtccccaaggaagttgtccccaaggaagttgttaaggaagttgtgaaggaagttgtccccaagaaaGTTGtaaaggaagttgtccccaaggaacttgtgaaggaagttgtccccaaggaagttgttaAGGAAGTTGTGAAAGAAGTTGTCCCCGAGGAAGTTGtaaaggaagttgtccccaaggaagttgtgaaggaagttgtccccaaggaagttgtgaaggaagttgtccccaaggaagttgtgaaggaagttgtccccaaggaagttgtccccaaggaagttgtgaaggaagttgttaAGAAAGTtatgaaggaagttgtccccaagaaagttgtgaaggaagttgtccccaaggaagttgtgaaggaagtaccGGTAGTCCCCAAAGAAATTGTGAAGAAAGAAGATGTTAAGAAAGTTGTGAAAAAGGTAGCCCCTAAGAATGTTCTAAAGAAAGTAGTCCCCATGGACGCTGTGGAGGAAGAAgttgtcaaagaagaagttgaggaggaagttgtgaaggaagttgtcccaaaggaagttgtgaaagaagttgtccccaaggaagttgtgagGGAAGTTGTCCcaaaggaagttgtgaaggacgttgtgaaggaagttgtccccaagaaagttgtgaaggaagttgtccccaagaaagttgtgaaggaagttgtcccaaAAGAAGTTGTGGTGGacgttgtccccaaggaagttgtgaaggacgttgtccccaaggaagttatgaaggaagttgtccccaaggaagttttgaaggaagttgtccccaaggaagttgtgaaggacgttgtgaaggaagttgtcccaaaggaagttgtgaaggacgttgtccccaaggaagttgtgaaggaagttgttaAGAAAGTtatgaaggaagttgtccccaagaaagttgtggaggaagttgtccccaaggaagttgtgaaggacgttgtccccaaggaagttgtccccaaggaagttgtgaaggaagttgtccccaaggaagttgtggaggaagttgtccccaaggaagttgtgaaggaagttgtgaaggaagttgtcccaaaggaagttgtgaaggacgttgtccccaaggaagttgtgaaggaagttgtccccaaggaagttgtggaggaagttgtccccaaggaagttgtgaaggaagttgtgaaggaagttgtcccaaaggaagttgtgaaggacgttgtccccaaggaagttgtgaaggaagttgtcccaaaggacgttgtccccaaggaagttgtgaaggaagttgtccccaagaaagttgtccccaaggaagttctGGAGGAAGAAGTTGTTaagaaagttgtgaaggaagcTGTCCCCAAGGAAgctgtccccaaggaagttgtggagGAAGAAGTTGTTAAGAAAGCTctgaaggaagttgtcccaaAGGAAGTTGTGGAGGAAGAAGTTGTAGagaaagttgtgaaggaagttgtccccaaggaagttgttccagaagttgtccccaaggaagttgtggagGATGAAGTTAAGGAAGTTGTTCCCAAGGAAGtagtccccaaggaagttgtgaaggaagttgtcccaaagaaagttgtgaaggaagttgtgaaggacgTTGTCCCCaagaaagttgtgaaggaagttgtccccaagaaagttgtgaaggaagttgtccccaagaaagttgtgaaggaagttgtccccaaggaagttgtgaaggaagttgtccccaaggaagttgtgaaggaagttgtccccaaggaagttgtgaaggaagttgtgaaggaagttgtccccaaggaagttgtgaaggaagttgttaAGAAAGTtatgaaggaagttgtccccaagaaagttgtgaaggaagttgtccccaaggaagttgtgaaggaagtaccGGTAGTCCCCAAAGAAATTGTGAAGAAAGAAGATGTTAAGAAAGTTGTGAAAAAGGTAGCCCCTAAGAATGTTCTAAAGAAAGTAGTCCCCATGGACGCTGTGGAGGAAGAAgttgtcaaagaagaagttgaggaggaagttgtgaaggaagttgtcccaaaggaagttgtgaaagaagttgtccccaaggaagttgtgagGGAAGTTGTCCcaaaggaagttgtgaaggacgttgtccccaaggaagttgtgaaggacgttgtccccaaggaagttatgaaggaagttgtccccaaggaagttgtgaaggaagttgttccaaaggaagttgtgaaggacgttgtgaaggaagttgtccccaaggaagttgtgaaggaagttgtgaaggaagttgtccccaaggaagttgtgaaggaagttgttaAGAAAGTtatgaaggaagttgtccccaagaaagttgtggaggaagttgtccccaaggaagttgtgaaggacgttgtccccaaggaagttgtccccaaggaagttgtccccaagaaagttgtgaaggaagttgtccccaaggaagttgtggaggaagttgtccccaaggaagttgtgaaggaagttgtgaaggaagttgtcccaaaggaagttgtgaaggacgttgtccccaaggaagttgtgaaggaagttgtcccaaaggacgttgtccccaaggaagttgtgaaggaagttgtccccaagaaagttgtccccaaggaagttctGGAGGAAGAAGTTGTTAAGAAAGTTGTAAAGGAAGCTGTCCCCAAGGAAgctgtccccaaggaagttgtccccaaggaagttgtggagGAAGAAGTTGTTAAGAAAGCTctgaaggaagttgtcccaaAGGAAGTTGTGGAGGAAGAAGTTGTAGAGAAAGTTGTGAAgaaagttgtccccaaggaagttgttccagaagttgtccccaaggaagttgtggagGATGAAGttaaggaagttgtgaaggaagttgttcccaaggaagttgtccccaaggaagtagtccccaaggaagttgtgaaggaagttgtcccaaagaaagttgtgaaggaagttgtgaaggacgTTGTCCCCAAGAAAGTTGTGAAGGACGTTGTCCCCAAGAAAGTTGTGAAGGACGTTGTCCCCaagaaagttgtgaaggaagttgtccccaagaaagttgtgaaggaagttgtccccaagaaagttgtgaaggaagttgtccccaagaaagttgtgaaggaagttgtccccaagaaagttgtgaaggaagttgtccccaagaaagttgtgaaggaagttgtccccaagaaagttgtgaaggaagttgtccccaagaaagttgtggaggaagttgtccccaaggaagttgtccccaagaaagttgtgaaggaagttgtccccaaggaagttgtggagGAAGTTGTCCCCAGGGAAGTTGTGGAGGAAGTTGTCCCCAGGGAAGTTGTGGAGGAAGACCCGGTAGTCCCCAAAGAAATTGTGAAGGAAGAAGATGTTAAGAAAGTTGTGAAAAAGGTAGCCCCTAAGAAGGTTTTAAAGAAAGTAGTCCCCATGGAAGCTGTGGAGGTAGAAgttgtcaaagaagaagtccccaaggaagttgtggaggaagttgtccccaaggaagttgtgaaggacgttgtccccaaggaagttgtgaaagAAGTTGTCCTGAAGGAAGTTGTGAaagaagttgtccccaaggaagttgcgaaagaagttgtccccaaggaagttgtgaaggaagttgtccccaaggaagttgtgaaggaagtactGGTAGTCCCCAGAGAAATTGTGAAGGAAGAAAATGTTAAGAAAGTTGTGAAAAAGGTAGCCCCCAAGAAGGTTTTAAAGAAAGTCGCCATGGATGCTGTGGAGGAAGAAgttgtcaaagaagaagttgagGAGGAAGTTGTGAaagaagttgtccccaaggaagttgtgaaggaagttgtccccaaggaagttttGAAGGAAtatgtgaaggaagttgtccccaaggaagttgtccccaaggaagttgtccccaaggaagttgtccccaaggaagttgtggaggaagaagttgtgaaggatgttgtgaaggaagttgtcctcaaggaagttgtggaggaagaagttgtgaaggaagttgtccccaaggaagttgtggaggaagaagttgtgaaggaagttgtccccaaggaagttgtggagGAAGAAGTTTTGAAGGACGTTGTCCCCAAGGAAATTGTCCCCAAGGAaattgtccccaaggaagttgtccccaagaaaGAAGTGCCCAAAGAAGTTGTGAAGAAACTAGTGCCCAAGCAAGTTATGAAAATATTGGACCCCAAGAAAGTTGTGAAAGAAGCTGTCCCCAAGAAAGTTGTGAAGAAAGTAGTGCCCAAGCAAGTTATGAAAATATTGGACCCCAAGAAAGTTGTGAAGGATCTGGTCCCCAAGGAAGATGTTAAAAAAGTAGTCCTCAGGGAAGTTGTGGAGGAAGAAGTTGTGAAGAAAGTTGTGAAAAAGGAAGTCCCCAAGAAAGTTCTGAAGGAAGTAGTCCCCAAGGAAGATGTGAAGGAAGTTGTGCTCAAGGAAATTGTGAAGGAAGCAGAGACTGTGGTAGGAGATGTAGTAAACAAAGCCCTCGCAAACATAGTAGACGAGTCAGTTCCTGAAGAAGATAAGATTGTCATTCAAAAAAGCAAGAAGGAGGAGGCTACACCAAAAGAGATAACTCAGAATATGATAATTGAAGGTAATAATAAAGAAACTGCCAGTGAAATTTTGAAGGAAAATCCTCTCAAAGATGTTCAAAACTGTGGAGAATTAACTGAGAAAGAAAAAGTtgttacaaaggaaaaacaccAAACACCAACAGTTGAAGCAGTTGTAAACggagaaaataaaacaacaccTCTCAATGGTATCAATGATGTGATGTATACAAAAGCTTTTGTAGCAGAAACCAAAACACTTGTCAAGAAACCAATGTCTAAGAGGATAAATGATGGTTCTTCTGGTCACAGTCTTCCCAACTTGAAGCAGTACCCAAGAATCGAAAATGGTCCCCACATTGTAAAAATTGAATGTGAAGATTCGGAAGTTGAGTCTGATTATGAATCCATGGAAAACTCAAACGAAGTGAAGTCGTACATAAGATCGTCCGAGCACTTTGGTGGCGCACGGCAGACTGGTGGCACAGGCAAAGCAGAG ACAGTTGAAGCGCAGGGTGGGGAGTCGGAAGGAAAGGACCCAGTACTAGTGGTGCGGTTGGGAATGGCTTCCCCAAATTCCCTCGCAAAGTTGGGCACAAAAGCTGTGGAGGATCTGAATGGGGTGGCAGAGGATGTTGAG AACGTAGAGGAAAAGCTTGAGGAAGGAAAGGAAAAAGCCGAAGATGTCATACAG CAGACAGAGGAGAAGGTGGATGAAGCTGTGAAG CAGGAGGAGGCCCCAACAGAGCCTGACACTCAGG AGGAGAAGAAGGATGAGGCCCCTGCTGAAGAGCCGGAGAAGATCGAAGTGGCCGTCGAAAACCCCGCCGAGACGGACGACGCCAAGGCTGCGGCCGCGGACATCGTTGCCGACGAGAAGCCCGTTGAGAACGAGGAAAAGGCCGACGGAGTCGCAAGTCAAGAGATCTAG